In Phaenicophaeus curvirostris isolate KB17595 chromosome 14, BPBGC_Pcur_1.0, whole genome shotgun sequence, a single genomic region encodes these proteins:
- the IRX5 gene encoding iroquois-class homeodomain protein IRX-5: MSYPQGYLYQPSASLALYSCPAYSTSVISGPRTDELGRSSSGSAFSPYAGSTAFTAPSPGYNSHLQYGTDPAAAAAAAFTSYVGSPYDHAPGMAGSLGYHPYAAPLGSYPYGDPAYRKNATRDATATLKAWLNEHRKNPYPTKGEKIMLAIITKMTLTQVSTWFANARRRLKKENKMTWTPRNRSEDEEEEENIDLEKNDEDEPQKAEEKGDPGTPEAGAADAKAAPGCERLQESPGPREPEGGLSDSDCKEAAEERLDGPAAPPKAPLGPCRGPPAAGEEPPPFRPPPAADPPPPPPAASVIHSPQQAALAKPKLWSLAEIATSADKAKEAGGEAAPPGPSRSPPRSPPAQGPFPNGAVLPRPLYYTAPFYPGYTNYGSFGALHGHPPGGPAAAPGAHFNGLNQTVLSRAESLAKDAKMIRSQPQVDLCKDSPYELKKGMSNI; the protein is encoded by the exons ATGTCGTATCCTCAGGGTTACTTGTACCAGCCCTCGGCGTCCTTGGCTCTCTACTCCTGCCCGGCGTACAGCACCAGCGTCATCTCCGGACCCAGGACCGATGAGCTCGGGAGATCCTCGTCGGGCTCCGCTTTTTCCCCCTATGCCGGATCTACCGCCTTTACCGCCCCTTCCCCCGGTTACAACTCCCACCTCCAGTACGGCACCGacccggccgccgccgccgccgccgccttcaCTTCCTACGTG GGCTCGCCCTACGACCACGCACCGGGCATGGCCGGCTCGCTGGGCTACCACCCGTACGCGGCGCCGCTCGGCTCCTACCCCTACGGGGACCCCGCGTACCGCAAGAACGCGACGCGGGACGCCACGGCCACCCTCAAGGCCTGGCTCAACGAGCACCGCAAGAACCCCTACCCCACCAAAGGCGAGAAGATCATGCTGGCCATCATCACCAAAATGACCCTCACCCAGGTCTCCACCTGGTTCGCCAACGCGCGGCGGCGGCTCAAGAAGGAGAACAAAATGACCTGGACGCCGCGGAACCGCAGcgaggacgaggaggaagaggagaacaTCGACCTGGAGAAAAACGACGAGGACGAGCCCCAGAAAGCGGAGGAGAAGGGGGACCCCGGGACGCCGGAGGCAG GAGCGGCCGATGCCAAGGCAGCGCCGGGCTGCGAGCGCCTCCAGGAGTCCCCCGGCCCGCGGGAGCCCGAGGGCGGCCTCAGCGACTCGGATTGCAAGGAGGCGGCGGAGGAGCGGCTCGACGGCCCGGCCGCCCCCCCGAAGGCGCCGCTGGGGCCGTGCCGCGGGCCGCCGGCCGCAGGAGAGGAGCCGCCGCCGTTccggccgccgcccgccgccgacccgccgccgccgccgcccgccgcctccGTCATCCACTCGCCGCAGCAGGCGGCCCTCGCCAAGCCCAAGCTCTGGTCGCTGGCCGAGATCGCCACCTCGGCGGACAAGGCGAAGGAGGCCGGCGGCGAGGCGGCGCCCCCCGGCCCGTCGCGCTCCCCACCGCGCTCGCCGCCGGCTCAGGGCCCCTTCCCCAACGGGGCGGTCCTGCCGCGGCCGCTCTACTACACGGCGCCCTTCTACCCCGGCTACACGAACTACGGCTCCTTCGGGGCCCTGCACGGGCACCCCCCCggcggccccgcggccgcccccgGCGCCCACTTCAATGGATTAAACCAGACTGTCCTCAGCAGAGCCGAGAGCCTGGCTAAAGACGCTAAAATGATCAGGAGCCAGCCCCAAGTTGACCTTTGCAAAGACTCACCTTACGAACTGAAGAAAGGTATGTCCAACATTTAA